TGTGGCTCCACTACGGTGAGTGCCATCTGCACGGCAACCGTTGCATCGATGGCATTGCCACCAGCACGCAGAATATCAGTGCCAATTTTTGCTGCCAGTGGATGAGCTGCTGCCACCATTGCTCGCTTGTGATGTACAGCAGCAGGCAACTGACCGGGAACCGAATCATTCTCAGGGTATTCTTCTTGCGCCAGGCAATCACTTGAGTAACAGAAGAATAACGTTACACAGATAAAGGCGAATAAGCGAAGTTTGCAGAGCATGGAACGACTCAATACATGAAGAACAGAACATTATGTGCTCTGTTTTTCAATGGAGTCAAAGGAATAACTGCGTGGCAGCGTTATCGATCAGTCAACCAGTTTCCTCTGAATAGTCTCAACGAGTTGGTCGGCAGGCACTTCCATGCTACTGCGCTGGGCAAGGTCTTTTACTTGCCAGATGCCCTTGGCCAGTTCATCCGGCCCGGCAATCAGTGCCAGCTTAAAACCTTTTTTCTCGGCATAACTGAGTTGATTGCCCATCTTTTTTGCTTCCGGGTAGACTTCCACTCCGATGCCTGCCTGTCGCAGTTTCCTCGCCATCGCCTGATACTTACCCAGGTGATCAGCAGAAAACTGCACCAGCAGAACCGGTGCAGCAGTGGAAGTAGCAGGGAGCAGTTTCAATTCTTCCATGGCAGCCAGCAGGCGATCCAGCCCCAGCGAGGCACCTACGCCGGGAAGTACCTGTTTCGTGTATAGGCTGGCCAGATTGTCGTACCGACCTCCGGAACAGACGCTGCCGATGCCTGGCAAATCGGTGAGCAGCGTTTCGTAAACCGTGCCTGTGTAATAATCGAGCCCTCGGGCAATGCCCAAGTCAATCTGAATCCTTTCTGATGGAATGCCAGCATCACTGGCAACCTGTACCAGTTCACGGAGTCGCTTGATGCCTTCTGTACATCGGGCATTGCTCCCAAACTGCGACTGCATCTGGTCGAGAATCGAAGTATTTTCTCCCTGCAGTTCTACCAGCGCGAGTATGCGTTCTGCTTGTTGTTTGGCTACACCTGCCTTGGCCTGCATCTCTGTAGCTACTTCATCACGACCGATCTTGGCGAGTTTATCCAGCGAACGAAGCAGGGGGGCAGTGCGGTCAGCCAGTTGCAGTTCTTCCAGCAAACCGTTCAGGATCATGCGATTGTTGATATGGATGCGGAACCGACTGAAACCCAAAGCAGCCAGAAGATCGTGTATCACCAGGGCAACTTCAATATCAGCAGCGTTGCTGGTGGTGCCGATGGTGTCGAAGTCGCATTGAACAAACTCACGGTAACGACCTCTTTGTTGTCGTTCACCACGCCATACCGGAGCCAGGTGATAGCGTTTGAACGGGGTTCCCAGTGTGCCGATGTGCTGAGCGGCGAATCGGGCCAGGGGCACAGTGAGGTCAAAGCGTAAGCCAACATCGCGATCACCGTTATCTTTAAAGCGATATAGTT
This window of the Planctomycetia bacterium genome carries:
- the hisS gene encoding histidine--tRNA ligase codes for the protein MLIEPRTLAGFRDYLPALMIPRERFMETARQVYRSYGFVPIDTPALEYTEILLGKGGEETDKQLYRFKDNGDRDVGLRFDLTVPLARFAAQHIGTLGTPFKRYHLAPVWRGERQQRGRYREFVQCDFDTIGTTSNAADIEVALVIHDLLAALGFSRFRIHINNRMILNGLLEELQLADRTAPLLRSLDKLAKIGRDEVATEMQAKAGVAKQQAERILALVELQGENTSILDQMQSQFGSNARCTEGIKRLRELVQVASDAGIPSERIQIDLGIARGLDYYTGTVYETLLTDLPGIGSVCSGGRYDNLASLYTKQVLPGVGASLGLDRLLAAMEELKLLPATSTAAPVLLVQFSADHLGKYQAMARKLRQAGIGVEVYPEAKKMGNQLSYAEKKGFKLALIAGPDELAKGIWQVKDLAQRSSMEVPADQLVETIQRKLVD